A stretch of Mastacembelus armatus chromosome 1, fMasArm1.2, whole genome shotgun sequence DNA encodes these proteins:
- the LOC113128540 gene encoding NAD(P)(+)--arginine ADP-ribosyltransferase 2-like, whose protein sequence is MKGNMLILAPLCLLLLWMLPVDSMGNIFIKLQNMEQGIPLNMAEDSVDDMYFGCSKQMMKKVKQYKIKNMSKDKEFADAWKKAKKCASKKKIRDKGLTREHLKAICAFTSNDIYQTFNDAVRNDGKNYLSSFNFQALHFLLTSAIQILNDNQPCLTAYRRTKLRFEGQVNQRIRFGSFASSSRKTGLTDFGHETCFQIKTCSGAPLKHYSVYESEQEILIPPYEVFVITEKIEHQSISSSYPHEELLILPNEMFKIPKKIQGKNKIDGLSDCKLIYILESAGAKSTLNCKDVRT, encoded by the exons ATGAAGGGTAACATGCTAATCCTTGCACCACTGTGTTTGCTCCTGTTGTGGATGCTGCCTGTAGACTCCATGGGG aACATTTTCATCAAACTCCAGAATATGGAGCAGGGCATCCCACTGAACATGGCTGAAGATTCAGTTGATGACATGTACTTTGGTTGCAGtaaacaaatgatgaaaaaagtCAAGCAATACAAGATTAAAAATATGTCCAAAGACAAAGAATTTGCGGATGCTtggaaaaaggcaaaaaaatgtgcatcaaAGAAAAAGATAAGGGATAAGGGTCTAACCAGAGAGCACCTGAAAGCAATTTGTGCTTTCACAAGTAATGACATATACCAGACGTTCAATGATGCAGTCAGGAACGATGGGAAAAACTATCTCTCCTCTTTCAATTTTCAGGctttacattttctgctgaCGTCTGCCATACAGATCCTGAATGACAATCAGCCCTGTCTCACTGCTTATAGACGAACCAAACTTAGATTTGAAGGACAGGTAAACCAAAGAATTAGATTTGGTTCCTTTGCCTCCAGCTCTCGCAAAACAGGCCTGACCGACTTTGGTCATGAGACCTGCTTTCAAATTAAGACTTGTTCTGGTGCACCTTTGAAACATTATTCGGTTTATGAATCTGAACAAGAAATTCTCATCCCTCCCTATGAGGTTTTTGTTATAACTGAGAAAATTGAGCATCAGAGCATTTCTTCAAGTTATCCACATGAAGAACTGCTCATCCTCCCCAATGAGATGTTTAAAATACCTAAGAAAATTCAGGGTAAGAATAAAATTGACGGATTGAGTGATTGTAAACTTATCTATATCTTGGAGAGTGCAGGGGCTAAGAGCACTCTAAACTGCAAAGATGTACGCACCTGA